The Thalassotalea nanhaiensis genome has a window encoding:
- a CDS encoding CDP-archaeol synthase, producing MLKQRILTAVILVPLAIAAIFFLSLPNLAAALLVVLAIGAWEWGPLMGFDTKTRRTAFVSAVVFCIIGLWLAIPPQELWTLDGRINPLALNVLYVSAVWWLFTIFMIFKYPRYSSFWTSHRSIRGLFGIITLAPTWLAFLILRSNGHLLDEFHGTYLLLLLFAFVWSADIGAYFAGKRFGKNKLMPNVSPGKTIEGVVGGNVSAALVAVVTGLMFSWTSQQIILAIALALLISIVSVVGDLTESMLKRQAGVKDSGSILPGHGGILDRIDSLTATAPVFALCFVLFGW from the coding sequence TTGTTAAAACAACGTATTTTAACGGCTGTTATATTGGTACCGTTAGCCATTGCCGCAATCTTCTTTTTGTCACTGCCAAACTTGGCAGCTGCCTTACTCGTAGTTTTAGCTATTGGCGCTTGGGAGTGGGGGCCTTTAATGGGCTTCGATACAAAAACCCGCAGAACTGCTTTTGTTAGTGCTGTTGTATTCTGTATTATTGGTTTATGGCTAGCTATACCACCACAAGAATTATGGACACTGGATGGCAGAATTAACCCTCTGGCGTTAAACGTATTATATGTTTCAGCTGTTTGGTGGTTATTTACCATCTTTATGATTTTTAAATACCCACGTTACTCTTCTTTTTGGACTTCCCACCGCAGTATTCGCGGCTTGTTTGGCATCATAACCCTTGCACCCACTTGGTTAGCATTCTTGATCCTTAGGTCAAATGGCCATCTTTTGGATGAATTTCATGGTACCTATTTACTGTTATTGTTATTCGCCTTTGTTTGGAGTGCTGATATAGGCGCTTATTTTGCAGGTAAACGATTTGGTAAAAATAAACTTATGCCGAACGTTAGCCCAGGTAAAACTATCGAAGGGGTTGTTGGCGGAAACGTTTCTGCGGCTCTAGTCGCTGTTGTTACCGGACTTATGTTTTCTTGGACTAGCCAGCAAATTATATTAGCTATTGCGTTAGCGCTATTGATCAGCATAGTGTCGGTTGTCGGTGATTTAACTGAGAGCATGCTTAAACGACAAGCCGGGGTTAAAGACAGTGGCTCTATATTACCTGGTCATGGTGGAATTTTAGATCGTATAGACAGCTTAACTGCAACCGCTCCAGTGTTTGCATTATGCTTTGTTTTATTCGGCTGGTAG
- the tsf gene encoding translation elongation factor Ts produces MAITAKQVKELRDRTGAGMMDCKKALQETDGDIELAIDNMRKSGQAKAAKKAGNIAAEGAIIIKENNGVAALVEVNCQTDFVAKDGNFLAFANEVADAAAANNVSIEELQAQFEETRVALVAKIGENINVRRVSYVEGAAASYIHGGNIGVVVAGEGDAESLKHIAMHVAASKPEYVNPTDVPAEVVEKEKAIQIEIAMNEGKPAEIAEKMVTGRMKKFTGEISLTGQAFIMEPKRSVGDILKEKGLTVSSFVRLEVGEGIEKKEEDFAAEVEAQIAAAKAGN; encoded by the coding sequence ATGGCAATTACTGCTAAACAAGTTAAAGAACTTCGTGACCGCACTGGCGCGGGCATGATGGATTGTAAAAAAGCTTTACAAGAAACTGATGGTGACATCGAACTTGCAATTGATAACATGCGTAAGTCTGGTCAAGCTAAAGCTGCTAAAAAAGCGGGTAACATTGCTGCTGAAGGCGCAATCATCATTAAAGAAAACAATGGTGTTGCTGCATTAGTAGAAGTTAACTGTCAAACTGACTTCGTAGCTAAAGACGGTAACTTCTTAGCATTTGCTAACGAAGTAGCTGATGCTGCTGCTGCTAACAACGTTTCAATCGAAGAGTTACAAGCTCAATTCGAAGAAACTCGTGTTGCACTTGTTGCTAAAATTGGTGAAAACATCAATGTTCGTCGTGTATCTTATGTTGAAGGTGCAGCTGCATCTTACATTCACGGTGGCAACATTGGTGTAGTTGTTGCTGGTGAAGGCGACGCTGAATCATTAAAGCACATTGCAATGCATGTTGCTGCTTCTAAGCCTGAATACGTTAATCCAACTGACGTACCAGCTGAAGTTGTTGAAAAAGAAAAAGCTATCCAAATCGAAATCGCGATGAACGAAGGCAAGCCTGCTGAAATCGCTGAGAAAATGGTTACTGGTCGTATGAAGAAATTTACTGGTGAAATTTCTTTAACAGGTCAAGCTTTCATCATGGAACCAAAGCGTTCTGTTGGTGACATTCTTAAAGAGAAAGGTTTAACTGTTTCTTCTTTCGTTCGTCTAGAAGTAGGTGAAGGTATTGAGAAGAAAGAAGAAGATTTTGCTGCTGAAGTTGAAGCACAAATCGCTGCTGCTAAGGCTGGCAACTAA
- the frr gene encoding ribosome recycling factor, whose translation MINEIKQDAKTRMGKSIEALKGQLNKIRTGRAHTSLLDNITVEYYGVDSPLSQVGSVSTPDARTIAISVFDKTMIGAVEKAILKSDLGLNPSSQGTLIRIPLPPLTEERRRDLVKVVGGEIEGGKVAIRNIRRDANSDIKSLNKEKEISDDESRQAEDEIQKITNEYIKQADDLAAAKEKELMEI comes from the coding sequence TTGATTAACGAAATTAAACAAGATGCTAAAACTCGTATGGGTAAAAGTATTGAAGCTTTAAAAGGCCAATTAAATAAAATTAGAACGGGTCGCGCTCATACTTCTCTATTAGATAACATTACTGTTGAGTATTACGGTGTTGATTCTCCGTTAAGCCAAGTAGGTAGTGTTTCTACACCAGACGCTCGTACTATCGCAATTTCTGTATTTGATAAAACCATGATTGGCGCTGTTGAAAAAGCAATATTAAAGTCTGATTTAGGTTTAAACCCATCATCACAGGGCACATTAATTCGAATTCCTTTACCTCCACTAACTGAGGAACGTCGTCGTGATCTAGTTAAAGTTGTTGGCGGTGAAATTGAAGGTGGTAAAGTTGCTATTCGTAATATCCGTCGTGATGCGAATTCAGACATTAAATCTTTAAATAAAGAAAAAGAAATCAGTGATGATGAGTCACGTCAAGCTGAAGATGAGATTCAAAAAATTACTAATGAATACATCAAGCAAGCAGATGATTTAGCTGCTGCAAAAGAAAAAGAATTAATGGAAATTTAA
- the pyrH gene encoding UMP kinase — protein sequence MSVNPKTNYRRILLKLSGEALMGEEGFGIDPKVLDRMAQEIKELIEMGVQVGLVIGGGNLFRGAGLAEAGMNRVVGDQMGMLATVMNGLAMRDALHRAFVNARLMSAIDLTGVCDSYNWAEAISLLKSGRVVIFSAGTGNPFFTTDSAACLRGIEIDADAVFKGTKVDGIYSADPVTNPDAELYSHLTYDEILDKELKVMDLAAFTLARDHSMPIRVFNMNREGALKSIIMGGTEGTVIDHSENFSK from the coding sequence ATGAGCGTCAACCCAAAAACAAATTATCGTCGTATTTTACTAAAACTTAGTGGTGAAGCCCTAATGGGTGAGGAAGGCTTTGGTATCGATCCTAAAGTGCTTGATCGTATGGCCCAAGAAATCAAAGAATTAATTGAGATGGGCGTTCAGGTAGGTTTAGTTATTGGTGGTGGTAATTTATTCCGTGGTGCAGGCCTTGCAGAAGCCGGAATGAATCGTGTTGTAGGCGACCAAATGGGCATGCTTGCCACCGTTATGAATGGTTTAGCTATGCGAGATGCACTTCACCGTGCTTTTGTTAATGCACGTTTAATGTCAGCAATCGATTTAACGGGTGTTTGTGACAGCTATAACTGGGCAGAAGCAATTAGCCTATTAAAATCTGGTCGTGTAGTAATTTTCTCTGCGGGCACAGGTAACCCTTTCTTTACTACAGACTCTGCAGCATGTTTACGTGGCATCGAAATCGATGCTGATGCTGTATTTAAAGGTACTAAGGTAGATGGTATCTATTCTGCTGATCCTGTTACAAATCCTGATGCAGAACTATACTCTCATTTAACTTATGACGAAATTCTAGATAAAGAATTGAAAGTGATGGATTTAGCTGCGTTTACACTAGCACGCGATCATTCAATGCCAATTCGTGTATTTAACATGAATAGAGAAGGTGCGTTAAAATCAATTATTATGGGCGGTACTGAAGGTACAGTAATTGACCATAGTGAAAATTTTAGTAAATAA
- the map gene encoding type I methionyl aminopeptidase has translation MSIAIKTQDEIEKMRVAGKLAARTLDMIEPFVKAGVTTDELDAICAKFTAENNALAAPLNYGADQNGDGGFPKSICTSVNHVVCHGIPSEQTLKDGDIINIDITCKICLDPEDTPEADKKYYHGDTSKMFLVGNVSPENRRLCRITQESLYASMRKVKPGTKFSEIGATIQKYIKKSGRYGIVKDFCGHGIGSVFHEEPQILHYKNADNRKMQAGMIFTIEPMINSGKGGTKLDQDDGWTAYTIDSKNSAQWEHTILVTKTGCEVLTHRDEEKDISRIMNN, from the coding sequence ATGAGTATTGCCATAAAAACTCAGGATGAAATTGAAAAAATGCGTGTTGCTGGAAAGTTAGCGGCTCGTACACTAGACATGATAGAACCGTTTGTAAAAGCGGGCGTTACTACCGATGAACTCGATGCTATTTGTGCAAAGTTTACTGCAGAAAATAACGCTTTGGCTGCGCCTTTAAATTATGGTGCTGATCAAAATGGCGACGGTGGCTTTCCAAAATCTATTTGTACATCAGTAAATCATGTTGTTTGTCACGGTATTCCTTCTGAGCAAACTTTAAAAGATGGCGATATAATCAACATCGATATCACCTGTAAAATTTGTTTAGATCCTGAAGATACACCTGAAGCTGATAAAAAATATTATCATGGTGATACCTCTAAAATGTTTTTAGTTGGTAATGTGAGTCCTGAAAATCGCCGCTTATGTCGAATTACTCAGGAAAGCCTTTATGCTTCTATGCGTAAAGTGAAGCCAGGTACAAAATTTTCTGAAATTGGTGCAACAATACAAAAGTACATTAAAAAGTCAGGCCGATACGGCATTGTAAAAGATTTTTGTGGCCATGGTATTGGTTCAGTATTTCATGAAGAACCGCAAATTTTGCATTATAAAAATGCCGATAACCGTAAAATGCAAGCCGGTATGATTTTCACTATCGAACCAATGATTAATTCTGGTAAAGGTGGAACCAAGCTTGATCAGGATGATGGTTGGACTGCTTACACCATAGATAGCAAAAACTCCGCGCAATGGGAACATACAATATTAGTGACCAAAACAGGTTGCGAAGTATTAACCCATCGCGATGAAGAAAAAGATATCTCTAGAATAATGAATAACTAA
- the rpsB gene encoding 30S ribosomal protein S2, translated as MPNVSMRDMLKAGVHFGHKTRYWNPKMKSYIFGARDKVHIINLEQTVPMFNEALSFLEGVSSKKGKVLFVGTKRAASDAVKEAALKSDQFYVNHRWLGGMLTNWKTVRQSIKRLKDLESQSQDGTFDALTKKEALMRTREMDKLEKSLGGIKNMGGLPDALFIIDADHEHIAIKEANNLGIPVISVVDTNSNPDGVDYIVPGNDDAIRAVSLYLDSAANAVIEGRETNIAVAAEKDGFVEAE; from the coding sequence ATGCCAAACGTATCAATGCGCGACATGCTTAAGGCCGGTGTTCACTTCGGTCACAAAACTCGTTACTGGAACCCAAAAATGAAATCATACATTTTTGGTGCTCGTGACAAAGTTCATATCATCAACTTAGAACAAACTGTTCCTATGTTTAACGAAGCGTTAAGCTTTTTAGAAGGCGTTTCTTCTAAAAAAGGTAAAGTTTTATTTGTTGGTACTAAGCGTGCTGCTAGCGATGCAGTTAAAGAAGCTGCACTTAAATCTGATCAATTCTACGTTAACCACAGATGGTTAGGTGGTATGTTGACTAACTGGAAAACAGTACGTCAATCTATCAAACGTCTTAAAGATTTAGAAAGCCAAAGCCAAGACGGTACTTTTGATGCTCTTACTAAGAAAGAAGCATTAATGCGTACTCGTGAAATGGACAAGCTTGAGAAAAGCCTTGGTGGTATCAAAAACATGGGCGGTCTTCCTGATGCTTTATTCATCATCGATGCTGATCATGAACACATTGCTATCAAAGAAGCTAACAACTTAGGTATCCCTGTAATTTCTGTTGTTGATACAAACTCGAACCCAGACGGTGTTGATTACATCGTACCTGGTAACGATGATGCTATCCGCGCAGTTAGCTTATACCTTGATTCAGCTGCTAACGCTGTAATCGAAGGTCGCGAAACTAACATCGCAGTAGCTGCTGAAAAAGACGGTTTTGTTGAAGCTGAATAA
- the bamA gene encoding outer membrane protein assembly factor BamA codes for MIIKKLALAVLLGSIGSNAQAADEFVVDDIQIKGLQRVALGAALTHIPISVGDELTDFRISQSIKSLYASGHFHNIKVFRDGNKLVFRVKERETISDITFEGNDDIKDEQLQESLDGSNIRVGETLDRSVLTGIESGLEDFYHGVGKYNAEVNTKITHLPRNRINLTFEFEEGDAAAIEQINIVGNEVFSDAQLLDKIELTFDSPWWDFMAQDRYQKQTLQGDMETIESYYLDRGYLRYNVDSTQVSMTPNKEGVYITMNVTEGEQYTVSEVEFIGDMAGYEKTIEAISPLRTEELYNGAEVTYTEDIISKFLGRFGYAYPKVKTIPEINDEDKTVKLIVSVDPGKRVYVNRLNFSGNDVTSEQVLRREMRQMEGAWLSNNWLEASKMRVQRLPYFETVEFETTQLPGEEDLVDVDFTVKEQPSGSFTAGVGYGSYSGLSLNAGVQQNNFLGTGNRLAFQVNTMKYSQSANLSYTNPYFTIDAISLGGNIFYSEFDAGKANLVNYNNTTYGVGINMGFPINEYVRLNLGIGYKNSDISNLQTYEQIKDFYEVFKDPNDPDKKLNFETYDINATLSRVTLNRGTFPTAGSSQVLSAKVTTPESSDVQFFKLKYDSKYYFPLTRDHKWTVLTRFEAGYGNGYGDINGHDQLLPFWENFRAGGSDTLRGFENNTVGPRAIYRYPSQSPGIPGEPPEVSPPDQDAIVVSDRSVGGNAIAIAGIELIVPTPFLDESYTNSVRTSLFVDAGNVWDTEFSRSDYSALNPIEYEKIEDYSDPMRLRTSAGLSIQWLSPMGPMVFNFAKRLKSEDGDDTEFFSFNIGKTF; via the coding sequence ATGATAATAAAAAAACTTGCCTTAGCAGTGTTATTAGGCAGCATCGGAAGTAATGCGCAAGCAGCCGATGAGTTTGTAGTAGATGATATTCAAATTAAAGGTCTGCAACGTGTTGCCCTTGGTGCAGCATTAACTCACATCCCTATTAGTGTGGGTGATGAACTGACTGACTTTCGAATTTCACAATCAATAAAGTCATTATATGCCTCAGGTCACTTTCATAACATCAAAGTATTTCGAGATGGCAATAAACTGGTTTTTCGCGTTAAGGAACGTGAAACTATCAGCGATATTACCTTCGAAGGAAACGATGATATTAAAGACGAACAATTACAAGAAAGCCTTGATGGCAGTAATATTCGTGTCGGTGAAACTCTAGACCGTTCAGTGCTTACTGGTATAGAGTCAGGCTTAGAAGACTTCTATCATGGCGTTGGTAAATATAATGCAGAGGTAAACACAAAAATTACCCATTTACCTCGAAATCGAATTAACCTTACGTTTGAATTTGAAGAAGGTGATGCCGCTGCTATTGAGCAAATTAATATCGTTGGTAATGAAGTATTTAGCGATGCGCAATTATTAGATAAAATTGAATTAACTTTTGATTCGCCATGGTGGGATTTCATGGCGCAAGATCGTTACCAAAAACAAACCCTGCAAGGGGATATGGAAACGATAGAAAGTTATTATCTTGACCGCGGCTACTTAAGATATAACGTTGATTCAACACAAGTATCAATGACACCGAATAAAGAAGGTGTTTATATTACTATGAACGTAACTGAAGGTGAGCAATACACTGTCAGTGAAGTTGAGTTTATTGGTGATATGGCCGGCTATGAAAAAACCATAGAAGCAATATCTCCGCTAAGAACTGAAGAACTTTATAACGGTGCTGAGGTTACTTACACCGAAGATATCATTAGTAAGTTTTTAGGACGTTTTGGTTACGCTTACCCAAAAGTTAAAACCATACCTGAAATTAACGATGAAGATAAAACGGTTAAACTAATTGTTTCTGTCGATCCTGGCAAACGTGTTTACGTAAACCGATTAAACTTTTCTGGTAATGATGTTACTTCAGAACAAGTTTTACGACGCGAAATGCGTCAAATGGAAGGCGCCTGGTTATCAAATAACTGGTTAGAAGCTTCGAAAATGCGTGTTCAGCGCTTACCATATTTTGAAACTGTTGAGTTTGAAACCACACAGTTGCCTGGTGAAGAAGATCTTGTTGATGTAGATTTTACTGTTAAAGAACAACCTTCAGGTTCATTTACTGCGGGTGTTGGTTATGGTTCTTATTCAGGTTTAAGCCTAAATGCCGGTGTTCAACAGAACAACTTCTTAGGTACTGGTAACCGTTTAGCTTTCCAAGTAAACACAATGAAGTACTCTCAAAGTGCTAACTTGTCTTACACCAATCCATACTTTACTATCGACGCAATTTCGCTTGGTGGTAATATTTTCTACAGCGAGTTTGATGCTGGTAAAGCTAACTTGGTTAATTACAACAATACCACTTACGGTGTTGGTATTAACATGGGCTTTCCAATTAATGAATATGTGCGTTTAAATTTAGGTATCGGCTATAAAAACTCTGATATTTCAAATTTACAAACTTATGAACAAATTAAAGATTTTTATGAAGTTTTTAAAGATCCAAACGATCCGGATAAAAAACTAAACTTTGAAACTTATGATATTAATGCAACTTTATCCAGAGTGACCTTAAACCGTGGTACATTCCCTACCGCAGGTTCATCACAAGTATTATCGGCTAAAGTAACCACACCAGAATCGTCTGATGTGCAGTTCTTCAAGCTCAAATATGACTCGAAGTATTACTTCCCATTAACTCGAGATCATAAATGGACAGTTTTAACTCGTTTCGAAGCTGGTTACGGTAATGGTTACGGTGATATCAATGGTCATGATCAACTATTACCATTTTGGGAAAACTTTAGAGCTGGTGGCTCTGATACCTTACGTGGCTTTGAAAACAATACCGTAGGTCCACGTGCGATTTATCGTTATCCAAGTCAAAGTCCTGGTATTCCTGGTGAACCACCAGAAGTTAGTCCACCAGATCAAGATGCTATAGTTGTTTCTGATCGTTCTGTTGGTGGTAATGCGATTGCAATTGCCGGTATCGAATTGATTGTCCCTACACCATTTTTAGACGAAAGTTATACAAATAGTGTACGAACAAGTTTGTTTGTTGATGCAGGTAATGTGTGGGATACTGAGTTTAGTCGTTCAGATTACTCTGCATTAAATCCTATTGAGTATGAAAAAATAGAAGATTACTCTGATCCGATGCGTCTTCGTACGTCGGCAGGTTTATCAATTCAATGGCTGTCACCAATGGGGCCAATGGTATTTAACTTTGCCAAACGTCTTAAAAGTGAAGATGGCGATGACACAGAATTCTTTAGTTTTAATATTGGTAAAACATTCTAG
- a CDS encoding isoprenyl transferase, whose amino-acid sequence MELKNNSEQMPLPQHVAIIMDGNGRWAQLRGKGRVAGHRAGVQSVRDCVSGARELGVKALTLFAFSSENWLRPQEEVSVLMDLFMFVLTREVKKLHKNNIRFQMIGDKSRFSEKLQEKINDAEQLTKNNDALVLSVAANYGGRWDISQATKKIAQLAVKGDINVADIDEQMLNQYINLSHLPDLDLLIRTGGDYRISNFLLWQAAYSEFFFTDELWPDFNKEAFKDALISFSSRERRFGKTGEQVKAQ is encoded by the coding sequence ATTGAATTAAAAAATAATAGTGAACAAATGCCTTTACCACAACATGTGGCAATTATCATGGATGGTAACGGGCGTTGGGCGCAATTACGAGGTAAAGGTCGTGTTGCTGGACACCGTGCAGGCGTACAATCAGTACGAGACTGCGTGAGTGGCGCTCGAGAATTAGGTGTAAAAGCCTTAACTCTTTTTGCTTTTAGCAGTGAAAATTGGCTAAGACCGCAAGAAGAGGTTAGTGTGTTAATGGATTTGTTTATGTTTGTTTTAACCCGAGAGGTTAAAAAGCTGCATAAAAACAATATCCGTTTTCAAATGATTGGTGATAAATCTCGCTTTTCAGAAAAATTACAAGAAAAAATAAATGATGCAGAGCAACTAACTAAAAATAATGATGCATTGGTTTTATCTGTCGCCGCCAATTACGGTGGACGTTGGGATATTAGCCAGGCAACAAAAAAAATAGCTCAACTCGCGGTTAAAGGCGACATCAACGTAGCAGATATTGATGAGCAAATGCTTAATCAATATATTAATTTATCGCATTTACCTGATCTTGACTTATTGATCAGAACCGGTGGGGATTATCGTATCAGTAACTTCTTGCTTTGGCAGGCGGCTTACAGCGAATTTTTCTTTACTGATGAATTATGGCCCGACTTTAACAAGGAAGCGTTTAAAGACGCGCTTATTTCTTTCTCTAGTAGAGAAAGACGCTTTGGTAAAACCGGTGAACAGGTAAAAGCACAATAA
- the ispC gene encoding 1-deoxy-D-xylulose-5-phosphate reductoisomerase codes for MQNLCVLGATGSIGISTLDVVRRHSDKYKVVSLSANTRVDEMHALCVEFKPETVVMVDELSAQQLKLKLLQDDLHSTEVLSGHSELSALSSSDNVDVVMAAIVGASGLLPTLAAVKSDKKVLLANKEALVTSGQIFIDALKNSNAQLLPIDSEHNAIFQCLPTNMQNNMGMAGIADSGISKILLTGSGGPFRTLPLEQFADITPQQACAHPNWDMGRKISVDSATMMNKGLEFIEAKWLFNLEPEDIQVVLHPQSTIHSMVQYKDGSVLAQMGNPDMRTPIAHALAFPQRIASGVEPFDFFNCKNFEFAQADFERYPNLELAINACKAGQGACTALNAANEIAVEAFLNNDISFVEIAKVNKVVMNQFINININTIDDVTDLDNKARIAAKRHVLNIKEDS; via the coding sequence ATGCAAAACTTATGTGTGCTGGGAGCTACTGGCTCTATAGGTATTAGTACCTTAGACGTAGTTAGAAGGCACTCAGATAAATACAAGGTAGTGAGCTTAAGTGCCAATACCCGGGTAGATGAGATGCATGCTTTATGTGTTGAATTTAAACCTGAAACTGTCGTTATGGTTGATGAGTTATCAGCCCAGCAATTAAAGCTTAAGTTACTGCAAGATGACTTACATAGCACTGAAGTATTATCTGGGCATAGTGAACTATCTGCACTATCCAGTAGCGATAATGTTGACGTGGTAATGGCGGCAATTGTTGGCGCAAGTGGCTTACTGCCAACACTAGCCGCGGTAAAATCCGATAAAAAGGTTCTGCTTGCCAATAAAGAAGCGTTAGTGACTTCTGGGCAAATTTTTATTGATGCGTTAAAAAACTCTAACGCTCAATTGCTACCTATAGACAGTGAACATAACGCAATTTTTCAGTGCCTGCCTACCAATATGCAAAATAATATGGGCATGGCTGGCATTGCAGACTCTGGTATCAGTAAAATTTTACTTACCGGCTCTGGTGGCCCTTTTAGAACTCTTCCTCTTGAACAGTTTGCAGATATTACTCCACAGCAGGCTTGCGCTCATCCTAACTGGGATATGGGCCGTAAAATATCAGTCGACTCTGCCACTATGATGAACAAAGGCCTAGAGTTTATAGAAGCTAAATGGTTATTTAACCTTGAGCCTGAAGATATTCAAGTTGTGTTACATCCACAAAGCACCATACATTCAATGGTGCAATACAAAGATGGTAGTGTACTTGCTCAAATGGGCAATCCTGATATGCGCACGCCTATCGCTCATGCGTTAGCATTTCCACAAAGAATTGCATCAGGTGTTGAGCCTTTTGATTTTTTTAACTGTAAAAACTTTGAATTTGCGCAAGCGGATTTTGAACGTTACCCAAATTTAGAACTTGCTATAAATGCATGTAAAGCAGGCCAAGGTGCGTGTACTGCATTGAATGCTGCAAATGAAATCGCTGTTGAAGCCTTTTTAAATAATGATATTAGTTTTGTTGAAATTGCCAAAGTGAATAAAGTGGTGATGAATCAGTTCATTAATATCAACATAAATACTATTGATGATGTCACTGACCTAGATAATAAAGCTCGAATCGCGGCGAAACGACACGTGTTAAACATTAAGGAAGATAGCTAA
- the rseP gene encoding sigma E protease regulator RseP: MFDFLWNLGSFIVALGLLVTVHEYGHFWVARKCGVRVEKFSVGFGKTLWRKFDKQGTEYVIALIPLGGYVKMLDERIDEVSEEDKQFAFNQKTVLQRIAIVAAGPIANFLFAIVAFYLMFLIGMTSVKPIIGEITQGSIAEQAEIRTNTQIMAIDGQETQDWQAVNLALIGHIGETEINISTRDLDSTYVRNQKLNTADWKFEPNKTSAMHSLGIEPFLPRTYTIVALLADGEAGKKAGLLIGDEIISANGVELYGNWQAFVDIIQQNSNRTVALEVIRNGELEKIDMLVGTRQHTDGRNVGYIGVSPKIDPWPESHKLEISYGPIEAMGKAVDSTWNLIVLSFDMIGKLITGHVSVDNLSGPISIAQGAGSSAGIGLVYFLSFLALISINLGIINLLPLPILDGGHLLYYVIELLTGKPVPEKIQEVGFKIGALILLSLMSIAIINDFSRL, from the coding sequence ATGTTTGATTTTTTATGGAATTTAGGTTCATTTATCGTTGCCTTAGGTTTGTTAGTAACGGTACATGAATATGGCCATTTTTGGGTTGCCCGTAAATGTGGTGTACGGGTTGAAAAATTTTCAGTTGGTTTCGGCAAGACCTTGTGGCGCAAATTTGATAAGCAGGGTACTGAATATGTAATCGCCTTAATACCATTAGGCGGTTATGTGAAAATGCTTGATGAGCGAATAGATGAGGTAAGCGAAGAAGACAAGCAATTCGCGTTTAATCAAAAAACTGTTTTACAACGCATTGCTATCGTCGCTGCAGGACCAATTGCTAACTTTCTATTTGCTATTGTTGCTTTTTATTTAATGTTTCTAATTGGCATGACAAGCGTAAAACCTATCATTGGTGAAATCACTCAAGGGTCAATTGCCGAGCAAGCAGAGATAAGAACAAATACACAAATAATGGCAATTGATGGTCAGGAAACCCAAGATTGGCAAGCTGTTAATTTGGCGCTCATTGGTCATATTGGTGAAACTGAAATAAATATTTCTACCCGTGATTTAGACTCAACTTATGTTAGGAATCAAAAGCTTAATACGGCTGATTGGAAGTTTGAACCGAATAAAACATCCGCAATGCACAGCTTGGGAATAGAACCATTTTTACCTAGAACCTATACAATTGTGGCGTTACTTGCAGATGGCGAAGCTGGTAAAAAAGCAGGGCTTCTTATTGGTGATGAAATTATCTCAGCGAATGGCGTTGAATTGTATGGTAATTGGCAGGCTTTTGTTGATATTATTCAACAAAATTCGAATCGAACTGTCGCCCTTGAAGTAATTCGAAATGGTGAGCTTGAAAAAATTGATATGTTGGTGGGAACTCGTCAGCATACTGATGGTCGTAATGTAGGGTATATTGGTGTTTCACCGAAAATTGACCCTTGGCCAGAGAGTCATAAACTGGAAATCTCCTATGGTCCTATCGAGGCTATGGGAAAAGCTGTAGACAGTACATGGAATTTAATTGTCTTAAGTTTTGACATGATAGGTAAATTAATTACCGGGCATGTAAGTGTAGATAATTTAAGTGGGCCTATATCTATAGCTCAGGGAGCAGGAAGTAGTGCAGGCATTGGTCTTGTATACTTTTTAAGCTTTTTAGCCTTAATTAGCATTAATTTAGGAATAATTAACCTTTTACCACTACCAATACTTGATGGTGGCCATTTACTTTATTATGTTATAGAGCTTCTGACTGGAAAGCCTGTACCAGAAAAAATACAAGAAGTTGGATTTAAAATTGGAGCACTGATTTTATTATCGTTAATGAGCATAGCAATAATTAACGATTTTTCCCGGCTCTAA